The Streptomyces sp. HUAS CB01 genome has a segment encoding these proteins:
- a CDS encoding DEAD/DEAH box helicase: MSTTASHHLSPAFPGRAPWGTANKLRAWQQGAMEKYIQEQPRDFLAVATPGAGKTTFALTLASWLLHHHVVQQITVVAPTEHLKKQWAAAAARIGIKLDPDYSAGPLSKEYDGVAVTYAGVGVRPMLHRNRSEQRKTLVILDEIHHAGDSKSWGEACLEAFEPATRRLALTGTPFRSDTNPIPFVTYEEGNDGIRRSAADYTYGYGNALADGVVRPVIFLSYSGNMRWRTKAGDEVAARLGEPMTKDAVSQAWRTALDPRGDWMPNVLRAADQRLGEVRKAIPDAGGLVIASDQDSARAYAKLIREITGTKATVVLSDDAGASKRIDEFSDNQDRWMVAVRMVSEGVDVPRLAVGVYATTISTPLFFAQAVGRFVRSRRRGETASVFLPTIPMLLSFANEMEVERDHALDRPKKEGEEDPYAESEQEMDEANKQQDEDTGEQDMLPFEALESDAVFDRVMYNGAEFGMQAHPGSEEEQDYLGIPGLLEPDQVQLLLQKRQARQIAHSRKKPDAEADLLELPAERRPVVSHKELLELRKQLNTMVGAYVHQSGKPHGVIHTELRRVCGGPPSAEATAGQIRERIKKVQEWATRMR; the protein is encoded by the coding sequence GTGTCTACTACCGCCTCCCACCACCTCTCACCCGCCTTTCCCGGCCGTGCCCCCTGGGGTACGGCCAACAAGCTGCGCGCCTGGCAGCAGGGCGCCATGGAGAAGTACATCCAGGAACAGCCCCGCGACTTCCTCGCGGTGGCGACGCCCGGCGCCGGCAAGACGACGTTCGCGCTCACCCTCGCCTCCTGGCTGCTGCACCACCACGTCGTGCAGCAGATCACCGTGGTCGCGCCGACCGAGCACCTGAAGAAGCAGTGGGCGGCCGCGGCCGCGCGCATAGGCATCAAGCTGGACCCGGACTACAGCGCCGGCCCGCTGAGCAAGGAGTACGACGGGGTCGCCGTCACCTACGCCGGCGTAGGCGTACGCCCGATGCTGCACCGCAACCGCAGCGAGCAGCGCAAGACCCTCGTCATCCTCGACGAGATCCACCACGCCGGTGACTCCAAGTCGTGGGGAGAGGCGTGCCTGGAGGCGTTCGAACCGGCCACCCGCCGCCTCGCCCTCACCGGCACGCCCTTCCGCTCCGACACCAACCCCATCCCCTTCGTCACGTACGAGGAGGGCAACGACGGCATCCGCCGCTCGGCCGCGGACTACACCTACGGCTACGGCAACGCCCTCGCCGACGGTGTCGTCCGCCCCGTGATCTTCCTGTCCTACAGCGGCAACATGCGCTGGCGCACCAAGGCCGGCGACGAGGTCGCGGCCCGGCTGGGCGAGCCGATGACCAAGGACGCCGTCTCGCAGGCCTGGCGCACCGCGCTCGATCCGCGCGGCGACTGGATGCCGAACGTGCTGCGCGCCGCCGACCAGAGGCTGGGCGAGGTCAGAAAGGCCATCCCCGACGCGGGAGGTCTCGTCATCGCCTCCGACCAGGACTCGGCGCGCGCCTACGCAAAGCTCATCCGGGAGATCACCGGTACGAAGGCGACCGTCGTGCTGTCCGACGACGCGGGCGCGTCGAAGCGCATCGACGAGTTCAGCGACAACCAGGACCGCTGGATGGTCGCCGTCCGGATGGTGTCCGAGGGCGTCGACGTCCCCCGGCTCGCGGTCGGCGTGTACGCCACGACCATCTCCACGCCCCTCTTCTTCGCCCAGGCCGTGGGTCGTTTCGTCCGGTCGCGGCGACGCGGTGAGACGGCGTCGGTGTTCCTGCCGACGATCCCGATGCTGCTGAGCTTCGCGAACGAGATGGAGGTCGAGCGGGACCACGCGCTCGACCGGCCGAAGAAGGAAGGGGAGGAGGACCCCTACGCCGAGTCCGAGCAGGAGATGGACGAGGCGAACAAGCAGCAGGACGAGGACACCGGCGAGCAGGACATGCTGCCCTTCGAGGCGCTGGAGTCCGACGCCGTCTTCGACCGGGTGATGTACAACGGCGCCGAGTTCGGCATGCAGGCCCACCCGGGCAGCGAGGAGGAGCAGGACTACCTGGGCATCCCGGGCCTGCTGGAGCCGGACCAGGTGCAACTGCTGCTCCAGAAGCGGCAGGCGCGGCAGATCGCGCACAGCCGCAAGAAGCCGGACGCCGAGGCGGATCTGCTGGAACTGCCCGCGGAGCGCCGCCCGGTGGTCTCGCACAAGGAGCTGCTGGAGCTGCGGAAGCAGCTGAACACGATGGTGGGCGCGTACGTCCACCAGAGCGGCAAGCCGCACGGCGTGATCCACACCGAGCTGCGCCGGGTGTGCGGGGGGCCGCCGAGCGCGGAGGCGACGGCGGGGCAGATCCGGGAGCGGATCAAGAAGGTCCAGGAGTGGGCCACGCGTATGCGGTGA
- a CDS encoding type II toxin-antitoxin system death-on-curing family toxin: protein MTHQTTTQTRHLTVSEVTAIARFAFGGHPPELRAGGLLESAVHRPRSRMYGVAAYPDLWEQAGALLHAIASNHPFVDGNKRTAWLSTAVFLALNGADPVNVDQDRAYDLVVSVAAGQMSDPALIGAVLRTL, encoded by the coding sequence ATGACCCACCAGACCACGACCCAGACGCGTCACCTCACCGTGAGCGAGGTGACGGCGATCGCCCGGTTCGCCTTCGGCGGCCACCCGCCGGAGCTCCGCGCGGGCGGTCTCCTGGAGTCCGCCGTGCACCGACCGCGCTCCCGGATGTACGGGGTGGCCGCGTACCCGGACCTGTGGGAGCAGGCAGGCGCCCTGCTCCACGCGATCGCGTCGAACCACCCCTTCGTCGACGGCAACAAGCGCACGGCGTGGCTGTCGACGGCGGTCTTCCTCGCCCTCAACGGCGCCGACCCCGTCAATGTCGACCAGGACCGGGCGTACGACCTGGTCGTGTCCGTCGCGGCCGGCCAGATGTCCGATCCGGCTCTGATCGGGGCCGTGCTGCGCACCCTGTGA
- a CDS encoding MFS transporter yields MTALEPRDAAGTGDAAVKQARDGLGGTGTAAGTDEAGTGGVLGSSLRALSVGVVSVVLLIAFEATAVGTAMPVAARELDGVPLYAFAFSAYFTTSLFGMVLAGQWADRRGPLGPLTAGIAAFGVGLLLSGTAATMWYFIAGRAVQGLGGGLVIVALYVVVGRAYPEHLRPTIMAAFAASWVIPSVVGPLAAGTVTEHLGWRWVFVGIPVLVVVPLALAAPAIRRRASGPVDPEAPVPALDRRRIRLAFGISLGAGVLQYAAQDLRWLSLAPAVAGAALLVPAALGLLPRGTFRSARGLPSVVLLRGVAAGSFIAAESFVPLMLVTQRGLSPTLAGLSLAVGGATWALGSFVQSRPRLEPYRERLTVAGMVLVAAAIAAAPSVLIPSVPVWVVGVAWGWGCFGMGLVISSTSVLLLKLSAPAEAGTNSAALQISDGLSNVLLLAAGGAAFAALGGGAAGGHGAVAAAGAESVAHPAAFAAVFLPMAAVALLGAWVATRLHERRPA; encoded by the coding sequence ATGACAGCGCTCGAACCTCGTGACGCGGCCGGTACCGGCGACGCGGCGGTCAAGCAGGCCCGCGACGGCCTCGGTGGGACCGGCACCGCTGCCGGTACGGACGAGGCCGGAACGGGCGGGGTGCTCGGGAGCAGCCTGCGCGCCCTCAGCGTCGGCGTCGTGTCCGTCGTCCTGCTGATCGCGTTCGAGGCGACCGCCGTCGGTACGGCCATGCCCGTGGCCGCGCGGGAGCTGGACGGGGTGCCGCTGTACGCGTTCGCCTTCTCCGCGTACTTCACGACCAGCCTGTTCGGGATGGTGCTGGCCGGGCAGTGGGCCGACCGCAGAGGGCCGCTCGGGCCGCTGACCGCCGGGATCGCCGCCTTCGGTGTGGGTCTGCTGCTGTCCGGCACTGCCGCCACGATGTGGTACTTCATCGCCGGCCGGGCGGTCCAGGGACTCGGCGGCGGCCTGGTGATCGTCGCCCTGTACGTCGTCGTCGGCCGGGCCTACCCCGAGCACCTGCGGCCGACGATCATGGCCGCGTTCGCCGCGAGCTGGGTGATCCCCTCCGTCGTCGGTCCGCTCGCGGCCGGGACGGTCACCGAACACCTCGGCTGGCGCTGGGTCTTCGTCGGCATCCCCGTCCTCGTCGTCGTCCCGCTCGCCCTCGCCGCTCCCGCGATACGGCGGCGGGCGTCGGGTCCGGTGGATCCGGAGGCGCCCGTCCCGGCGCTGGACCGGCGCAGGATCCGGCTGGCGTTCGGAATCTCGCTGGGCGCGGGAGTGCTCCAGTACGCGGCCCAGGACCTGCGGTGGCTCTCCCTCGCCCCGGCCGTCGCGGGTGCAGCGCTGCTCGTGCCGGCCGCGCTCGGGCTGCTGCCGCGCGGCACGTTCCGCTCGGCGCGCGGGCTGCCGTCGGTGGTGCTGCTGCGCGGTGTGGCCGCCGGGTCGTTCATCGCGGCGGAGTCCTTCGTACCGCTGATGCTCGTGACCCAGCGCGGGCTGTCGCCGACGCTGGCGGGCCTGTCGCTCGCGGTGGGCGGGGCGACGTGGGCGCTGGGCTCGTTCGTCCAGTCCCGGCCGAGGCTGGAGCCGTACCGGGAGCGGCTGACCGTGGCGGGCATGGTGCTCGTTGCGGCGGCGATCGCGGCGGCACCGAGCGTGCTGATCCCGTCCGTGCCGGTGTGGGTCGTCGGGGTCGCCTGGGGCTGGGGCTGCTTCGGCATGGGCCTGGTCATCTCCTCGACCAGCGTGCTGCTGCTGAAGCTGTCCGCCCCCGCGGAAGCCGGTACGAACTCCGCCGCGCTCCAGATCTCCGACGGGCTGTCGAACGTCCTGCTGCTGGCCGCGGGCGGCGCAGCCTTCGCCGCGCTGGGCGGGGGAGCGGCGGGCGGCCACGGTGCGGTCGCGGCTGCGGGGGCGGAGAGCGTCGCCCACCCGGCCGCCTTCGCCGCGGTGTTCCTGCCCATGGCGGCGGTCGCACTGCTCGGTGCCTGGGTCGCCACCCGGCTGCACGAGCGCCGCCCCGCCTGA
- a CDS encoding xanthine dehydrogenase family protein molybdopterin-binding subunit — protein MSNDAAIAAPAVDGPEQEPPAHGIGASLPQADARAKTEGTFPYAADLWAEGLLWAALLRSPHPHARITAIDTSAAAEMPGVRAVVTHADVPGDAAYGRGVADRPVFASDVVRHHGEAIAAVAADHPDTARLAAAAITVEYEVLEPVTDPEKAFAAEPLHPDGNLIRHIPLSYGDPEVNGDVVVEGLYRIGRQDPAPIGAEAGLAVPRPDGGVELYTASTDPHTDRDLAAACFGLDKERVKVVVTGVPGATGDREDPGFQIPLGLLALRTGCPVKLAATREESFLGHAHRHPTLLRYRHHANAEGKLLKVEAQILLDAGAYADASSESLAAAVAFACGPYVVPHAFIEGWAVRTNNPPSGHVRGEGALQVCAAYEAQMDKLAAKLGQDPAEVRLRNVLATGDILPTGQTVTCPAPVAELLQAVRDFPLPPLPKDTPEEAWLLPGGPEGAGEPGAVRRGVGYALGMVHMLGAEGTDEVSTATVKVQDGVATVICAAVETGQGFSTLARQIVQETLGIEEVHVASVDTDQPPAGPAAHGRHTWVSGGAVERAAKMVRTQLLQPLAHKFGMSTELLQITDGKITSYDGVLSTTVTEAMDGKELWATAQCRPHPTEPLDDHGQGDAFVGLAFCAIRAVVDVDIELGSVRVVEMAVAQDVGRVLNPAQLATRIEAGVTQGIGAALTENLRTARGLVRHPDLTGYALPTALDAPDIRIVKLVEERDVVAPFGAKAASAVPVVTSPAAVASAVRAATGRPVNRLPIRPQAAVATP, from the coding sequence GTGAGCAACGACGCGGCCATCGCGGCCCCGGCGGTCGACGGTCCCGAGCAGGAACCACCCGCTCACGGCATCGGTGCCTCCCTCCCGCAGGCGGACGCCCGCGCCAAGACCGAGGGCACCTTCCCGTACGCCGCGGACCTCTGGGCCGAGGGCCTGCTCTGGGCGGCGCTCCTGCGCTCCCCGCACCCCCACGCCCGGATCACCGCCATCGACACCTCGGCGGCCGCCGAGATGCCCGGCGTCCGGGCCGTCGTCACCCACGCCGACGTACCCGGCGACGCCGCCTACGGACGCGGGGTCGCCGACCGGCCCGTCTTCGCCTCGGACGTCGTCCGCCACCACGGTGAGGCCATCGCGGCCGTCGCCGCGGACCACCCCGACACGGCCCGCCTCGCCGCGGCGGCGATCACCGTCGAGTACGAAGTACTCGAACCGGTGACCGACCCCGAGAAGGCCTTCGCCGCCGAACCGCTGCACCCCGACGGCAATCTCATCCGCCACATCCCGCTGAGCTACGGCGACCCGGAGGTCAACGGAGACGTCGTCGTCGAGGGGCTCTACCGCATCGGCCGCCAGGACCCCGCACCCATCGGCGCCGAGGCCGGCCTCGCCGTGCCGCGCCCCGACGGCGGCGTCGAGCTGTACACCGCCTCCACCGACCCGCACACCGACCGTGACCTCGCCGCCGCCTGCTTCGGCCTGGACAAGGAGCGCGTGAAGGTCGTCGTCACCGGTGTGCCCGGCGCGACCGGCGACCGGGAGGACCCGGGCTTCCAGATCCCGCTCGGGCTGCTCGCCCTGCGCACCGGCTGCCCGGTCAAGCTCGCGGCCACCCGCGAGGAGTCCTTCCTCGGCCACGCCCACCGCCACCCCACGCTGCTGCGCTACCGCCACCACGCGAACGCCGAGGGCAAGCTGCTGAAGGTCGAGGCGCAGATCCTGCTGGACGCGGGCGCGTACGCCGACGCCTCCTCGGAGTCCCTCGCCGCCGCCGTCGCCTTCGCCTGCGGCCCGTACGTCGTGCCGCACGCCTTCATCGAGGGCTGGGCCGTCCGCACCAACAACCCGCCCTCCGGCCATGTGCGCGGCGAGGGCGCGCTGCAGGTCTGCGCCGCCTACGAGGCCCAGATGGACAAGCTGGCCGCGAAGCTGGGCCAGGACCCGGCCGAGGTCCGCCTCCGCAACGTGCTCGCCACCGGCGACATCCTGCCCACCGGCCAGACCGTCACCTGCCCAGCGCCGGTCGCCGAACTGCTGCAGGCCGTCCGCGACTTCCCGCTCCCGCCGCTGCCCAAGGACACCCCCGAGGAGGCATGGCTGCTGCCCGGCGGGCCCGAGGGCGCGGGCGAGCCCGGCGCGGTGCGGCGCGGCGTGGGCTACGCGCTGGGCATGGTCCACATGCTCGGCGCGGAAGGCACCGACGAGGTGTCCACGGCCACGGTGAAGGTCCAGGACGGCGTGGCCACGGTCATCTGCGCGGCCGTCGAGACCGGGCAGGGCTTCTCCACCCTCGCCCGTCAGATCGTGCAGGAGACGCTCGGCATCGAGGAGGTGCACGTCGCCTCCGTCGACACCGACCAGCCCCCGGCGGGCCCGGCCGCCCACGGACGGCACACCTGGGTCTCCGGCGGCGCGGTCGAGCGCGCGGCGAAGATGGTGCGCACTCAGCTGCTGCAGCCGCTGGCGCACAAGTTCGGCATGTCCACCGAGCTGCTGCAGATCACCGACGGCAAGATCACCTCGTACGACGGCGTCCTGTCCACGACCGTCACCGAGGCCATGGACGGCAAGGAGCTCTGGGCCACCGCCCAGTGCCGACCGCACCCCACCGAACCCCTCGACGACCACGGCCAGGGCGACGCCTTCGTCGGTCTCGCCTTCTGCGCGATCCGCGCGGTCGTCGACGTCGACATCGAACTCGGCTCCGTGCGCGTCGTGGAGATGGCCGTCGCCCAGGACGTGGGCCGCGTCCTCAACCCCGCCCAGCTCGCCACCCGGATCGAGGCGGGCGTCACCCAGGGCATCGGCGCCGCGCTCACCGAGAACCTCCGCACGGCCCGCGGCCTGGTCCGCCACCCGGACCTGACGGGCTACGCCCTGCCGACGGCCCTCGACGCCCCCGACATCCGCATCGTCAAACTCGTCGAGGAACGCGACGTGGTGGCCCCCTTCGGCGCGAAGGCGGCCAGCGCCGTCCCGGTCGTCACCTCCCCGGCAGCCGTCGCCTCCGCCGTCCGCGCGGCCACGGGCCGCCCGGTCAACCGCCTCCCGATCCGCCCGCAGGCGGCGGTGGCCACGCCGTAG
- a CDS encoding 2Fe-2S iron-sulfur cluster-binding protein, with product MSSEENETRDDAPRGGGWQPIPQGGEYDAEATAFVRLPPEDMLDAPLAAPGHGYVPPQIPSAAQEGPAAAGGWTVPQQASDGDGPQHWPAPGAPQSQNPYEPYAGHQPYASHESYAGPGAQGGQGPHGAYGPQGAYGAQGPDGAPQGARDPRAEDGPHDGHEAHPGHGPQGGHDPHATGQWTFPEADEPSPGPAAAPATGDLTGQWTIPVAQGDIPEESGEFTTSALAAQWGGRTPPATLPGGAPAPWATTPDGGTPAEGTPVGGTPAAGTPVPGAGYATLPGGAPAPWTTEGYPAHGERDGSPAEPRAEQPDEGRHGPRDDEAHPGGDESDGGPAPEQGGTASEDRPETAAAAETGPVAAGRDEGSEDLGDPAAGTSDTAAQDPGTPADEHAAAPDASGADESLAAARTTPNDEHPHSSYVLRVNGADRPVTDAWIGESLLYVLRERLGLAGAKDGCSQGECGACNVQVDGRLVASCLVPAATAAGSEVRTVEGLAADGEPSDVQRALAGCGAVQCGFCIPGMAMTVHDLLEGNHAPTELETRQALSGNLCRCSGYRGVLDAVREVVAEREASAAAAAEGDEPREGPQDGARIPHQAPPGAGSVQPHPHDGGMV from the coding sequence GTGAGCTCCGAGGAGAACGAGACCCGGGACGACGCCCCGCGCGGCGGCGGCTGGCAGCCGATCCCGCAGGGCGGCGAGTACGACGCCGAGGCCACGGCCTTCGTCCGGCTCCCGCCCGAGGACATGCTCGACGCACCGCTCGCCGCACCCGGCCACGGCTACGTGCCTCCGCAGATCCCCTCGGCGGCCCAGGAGGGCCCGGCTGCCGCGGGCGGCTGGACCGTCCCGCAGCAGGCGTCGGACGGCGACGGGCCGCAGCACTGGCCGGCGCCGGGCGCACCGCAGTCGCAGAACCCCTACGAGCCGTACGCCGGGCATCAGCCGTACGCCAGCCACGAGTCGTACGCCGGCCCCGGTGCGCAGGGCGGTCAGGGACCGCACGGTGCGTACGGCCCGCAGGGCGCGTACGGCGCCCAGGGCCCGGACGGCGCTCCGCAGGGCGCCCGGGACCCGCGCGCCGAGGACGGGCCGCACGACGGCCACGAGGCGCACCCCGGCCACGGCCCCCAGGGGGGCCACGACCCGCACGCCACGGGACAGTGGACGTTCCCGGAGGCGGACGAGCCCTCGCCCGGCCCCGCCGCCGCACCGGCCACGGGAGACCTCACCGGCCAGTGGACGATCCCCGTCGCCCAGGGCGACATCCCCGAGGAATCGGGTGAGTTCACCACGTCCGCGCTGGCGGCCCAGTGGGGCGGCCGCACCCCGCCGGCCACCCTGCCGGGCGGCGCCCCCGCCCCCTGGGCCACGACACCCGACGGCGGCACGCCGGCCGAGGGCACCCCCGTCGGCGGGACGCCCGCCGCCGGTACGCCGGTGCCCGGAGCGGGCTACGCCACCCTCCCCGGCGGCGCGCCCGCCCCCTGGACGACCGAGGGATACCCCGCCCACGGCGAACGGGACGGATCCCCCGCCGAACCCCGCGCCGAGCAGCCCGACGAGGGGCGGCACGGGCCGCGGGACGACGAGGCGCACCCCGGGGGCGACGAGTCCGACGGCGGGCCCGCCCCGGAGCAGGGCGGAACGGCCTCGGAGGACCGGCCCGAAACGGCCGCCGCCGCCGAGACCGGGCCCGTCGCGGCAGGCCGTGACGAGGGCTCCGAGGACCTGGGGGACCCGGCGGCCGGCACGTCCGACACGGCCGCTCAGGACCCCGGCACGCCCGCGGACGAGCACGCCGCCGCCCCGGACGCGTCCGGCGCCGACGAGTCCCTCGCGGCCGCCCGCACGACGCCGAACGACGAGCACCCGCACTCCTCGTACGTCCTGCGGGTGAACGGCGCCGACCGGCCCGTCACCGACGCCTGGATCGGCGAGTCCCTGCTCTACGTGCTGCGCGAGCGCCTCGGCCTCGCGGGCGCCAAGGACGGCTGCTCCCAGGGCGAGTGCGGCGCCTGCAACGTCCAGGTCGACGGCCGGCTGGTGGCCTCCTGCCTGGTGCCGGCGGCGACGGCGGCCGGTTCCGAGGTCCGTACCGTCGAGGGCCTGGCCGCGGACGGCGAGCCCTCGGACGTGCAGCGTGCCCTCGCCGGGTGCGGAGCCGTCCAGTGCGGCTTCTGCATCCCCGGCATGGCGATGACCGTGCACGACCTGCTCGAGGGCAACCACGCCCCCACGGAGCTCGAGACGCGCCAGGCCCTCTCCGGCAACCTCTGCCGCTGCTCCGGCTACCGGGGCGTCCTCGACGCCGTGCGCGAGGTGGTCGCCGAGCGCGAGGCGAGCGCCGCCGCGGCCGCCGAGGGCGACGAGCCCCGCGAAGGGCCCCAGGACGGGGCCCGCATCCCGCACCAGGCGCCTCCGGGCGCCGGTAGTGTGCAGCCCCACCCGCACGACGGAGGCATGGTGTGA
- a CDS encoding FAD binding domain-containing protein: protein MTTHAPQAAQSVTLPASLDEAVAALTAMPAAVPVAGGTDLMAAVNKGRLRPAGLVGLGRINEIRGWQYQDGHALLGAGLTHSRMGRPDFAALIPALAASARAAGPPQIRNAGTLGGNIVTAAPTGDTLPVLAALEADLVIAGPDGATREIPVSHLLAGREMLGPAELIGFVRVPLLHAPQVFLKATGRTGPGRATASVAVVLDPARRGVRCAVGAIAPMPLRPLEAERWIASLIDWDGERGLAPEALAAFGEYVAAACIPDQEGDEQLPPAVLHLRRVVAALARRALGRALS from the coding sequence TTGACCACGCACGCACCGCAGGCGGCGCAGTCCGTGACGCTGCCGGCCTCGCTCGACGAGGCCGTGGCGGCGCTCACCGCCATGCCCGCCGCCGTGCCGGTCGCCGGGGGCACGGACCTGATGGCGGCCGTCAACAAGGGCCGGCTCAGGCCCGCGGGCCTCGTGGGCCTCGGCCGCATCAACGAGATCCGCGGCTGGCAGTACCAGGACGGCCATGCCCTCCTCGGCGCCGGACTCACCCACTCCAGGATGGGCCGGCCCGACTTCGCCGCCCTCATCCCGGCGCTCGCCGCCTCCGCCCGGGCCGCCGGACCGCCGCAGATCCGCAACGCGGGCACCCTCGGCGGCAACATCGTCACCGCGGCGCCCACCGGCGACACCCTGCCGGTGCTGGCCGCCCTGGAAGCGGACCTGGTGATCGCGGGGCCGGACGGGGCGACCCGTGAGATCCCCGTCTCCCATCTGCTGGCAGGCCGCGAGATGCTCGGCCCCGCCGAGCTGATCGGCTTCGTGCGCGTGCCGCTCCTGCACGCCCCGCAGGTGTTCCTCAAGGCGACCGGGCGTACCGGCCCCGGCCGGGCCACGGCGTCCGTGGCCGTCGTCCTCGACCCGGCGCGGCGCGGGGTGCGCTGCGCGGTCGGCGCGATCGCCCCCATGCCGCTCCGCCCGCTGGAGGCGGAGCGCTGGATCGCCTCGCTGATCGACTGGGACGGCGAGCGCGGACTCGCCCCAGAGGCGCTGGCGGCCTTCGGCGAGTACGTGGCGGCCGCCTGCATCCCGGACCAGGAGGGCGACGAGCAGCTGCCGCCCGCGGTCCTGCACCTGCGGCGCGTGGTCGCCGCGCTGGCCCGACGAGCACTGGGGAGGGCGCTGTCGTGA
- a CDS encoding beta-N-acetylhexosaminidase, producing the protein MSERSHFPGPGAELIPAPARMAASLPGGGTGYVVDAETGIEARTGTEGVARWLRSTLGAATGHPFPPHTDSGNRVLLRIVPSLAEELGSPEAYRFTADGLVVAIEGASEAGVFWGAQTFRQLLGPEAFRRAPVAGKREWEVPAVTIHDAPRFRWRGLMLDVARHFRPKDDVLRMLDLLAAHKLNTFHFHLTDDQGWRIEIRRHPRLTEVGGWRSRTKWGHRASELWDETPHGGYYTQDDIREIVAYAAERHIAVVPEIDVPGHSQAAVAAYPELGNTDVVDTTALSVWDSWGVSPNVLAPTEATLRFYEGVFEEVLELFPASVSPFVHIGGDECLKDQWKASPAAQARIAELGLAGEDELQSWFVRHFDRWLADRGRRLMGWDEILEGGTVERGLTPGAAVSSWRGYAGGIAAARAGHDVVMCPEQQVYLDHRQAAGEDEPMPIGYVRTLEDVFRFEPVPPQLAGTPEAARVLGAQANVWTEVMQDRSRVDYQVFPRLAAFAEVAWSALPAPADRDFADFERRMAVHRARLDALGVDHRPPGGPLPWQRRPGVLGRPIEGAPPNV; encoded by the coding sequence ATGAGCGAGCGTTCGCACTTCCCGGGTCCCGGAGCGGAACTGATTCCGGCTCCGGCCCGCATGGCCGCCTCGCTGCCGGGCGGCGGCACCGGGTACGTCGTCGACGCGGAGACCGGGATCGAGGCGCGCACCGGCACCGAGGGGGTCGCGCGCTGGCTGCGCTCGACCCTCGGCGCGGCCACCGGCCACCCCTTCCCGCCGCACACGGACAGCGGGAACCGCGTCCTGCTGCGCATCGTGCCCTCGCTCGCGGAAGAACTCGGCAGCCCGGAGGCGTACCGCTTCACGGCGGACGGTCTCGTCGTCGCCATCGAGGGGGCGAGCGAGGCGGGGGTGTTCTGGGGGGCCCAGACGTTCAGGCAACTGCTCGGCCCGGAAGCCTTCCGGCGTGCTCCCGTGGCCGGGAAGCGGGAGTGGGAGGTACCCGCCGTCACCATCCACGACGCGCCGCGCTTCCGCTGGCGCGGTCTCATGCTCGACGTGGCCCGGCACTTCCGGCCCAAGGACGACGTCCTGCGGATGCTCGATCTGCTCGCTGCGCACAAGCTCAACACGTTCCACTTCCATCTCACCGACGACCAGGGCTGGCGCATCGAGATCAGGCGCCACCCGCGCCTCACCGAGGTCGGCGGCTGGCGCTCCCGCACGAAGTGGGGACACCGCGCCTCCGAGCTCTGGGACGAGACGCCGCACGGCGGTTACTACACCCAGGACGACATCCGCGAAATCGTCGCGTACGCCGCCGAGCGGCACATCGCCGTCGTTCCGGAAATCGACGTCCCCGGACACTCGCAGGCCGCCGTCGCCGCGTACCCGGAACTCGGGAACACCGACGTGGTCGACACCACGGCCCTGTCCGTCTGGGACAGCTGGGGCGTCAGCCCGAACGTCCTCGCCCCCACCGAGGCCACCCTCCGCTTCTACGAAGGGGTCTTCGAGGAGGTGCTGGAGCTCTTCCCCGCCTCCGTCTCCCCGTTCGTGCACATCGGCGGCGACGAATGCCTCAAGGACCAGTGGAAGGCGTCCCCGGCCGCGCAGGCCCGCATCGCGGAGCTGGGTCTCGCCGGCGAGGACGAGCTCCAGTCCTGGTTCGTCCGGCACTTCGACCGCTGGCTCGCCGACCGGGGGCGCCGGCTCATGGGCTGGGACGAGATCCTGGAGGGCGGCACGGTGGAGCGGGGGCTGACCCCGGGCGCCGCGGTCTCCTCCTGGCGCGGCTACGCGGGCGGGATCGCCGCCGCCCGCGCGGGGCACGACGTGGTCATGTGCCCCGAGCAGCAGGTCTATCTCGACCACCGGCAGGCCGCCGGCGAGGACGAGCCGATGCCCATCGGGTACGTGCGCACCCTGGAGGACGTCTTCCGTTTCGAGCCCGTTCCGCCCCAGCTCGCCGGTACGCCGGAGGCCGCCCGTGTCCTCGGTGCCCAGGCCAACGTCTGGACCGAGGTGATGCAGGACCGCTCCCGCGTGGACTACCAGGTCTTCCCCCGCCTCGCCGCCTTCGCGGAGGTCGCCTGGTCCGCGCTGCCCGCCCCCGCCGACCGGGACTTCGCCGACTTCGAGCGGCGTATGGCCGTCCACCGCGCCCGCCTTGACGCGCTCGGCGTCGACCACCGGCCGCCCGGGGGCCCGTTGCCGTGGCAGAGGCGACCGGGTGTGCTCGGACGCCCGATCGAGGGGGCGCCCCCAAACGTGTGA